The Mercenaria mercenaria strain notata chromosome 8, MADL_Memer_1, whole genome shotgun sequence genome has a segment encoding these proteins:
- the LOC123566282 gene encoding uncharacterized protein LOC123566282 isoform X1, with protein MGRFFIAAIILVVYASTTYAYRYVGCYEDNSERILGRNFSSDDCMTVEKCVQTCSYEGANFGGVQYAHQCFCGARLKRGYKKLADSACSTNCAGDSSQKCGGGWKISVYATNNYLGCFVDNPGRILEGPSTNSSQMTTKTCLKFCKKAGKRFALTQVDCEGSSTTYINHSRHLIPDGIHHHEGMREEASFCPFNAERQAREPLYSRYCFCGNKVSEYKQKADSECNFTCAGAKSEKCGGAWRGSLYVV; from the exons ATGGGAAGATTTTTTATTGCAGCAATTATACTAGTTGTATATGCTTCAACTACGTACG CTTACCGTTATGTTGGATGTTACGAAGATAATAGCGAGAGAATATTGGGAAGAAATTTTTCTTCAGATGACTGCATGACTGTGGAAAAATGCGTGCAAACTTGCAGTTACGAGGGCGCCAACTTTGGTGGTGTTCAG tATGCGCACCAATGTTTCTGCGGTGCACGACTAAAAAGAGGTTACAAAAAACTTGCTGACAGTGCATGTTCTACTAACTGTGCTGGAGATTCCAGCCAAAAGTGTGGTGGAGGATGGAAGATATCCGTGTATGCAACAAACA ACTATCTTGGTTGTTTTGTTGATAACCCTGGCAGAATTCTTGAAGGTCCAAGCACCAATAGTAGCCAAATGACGACTAAGACCTGTCTCAAGTTCTGCAAGAAAGCTGGAAAAAGATTTGCTTTAACACAG gtcgattgtgaaggaagttctacaacttatattaatcactctcgacacctcattcctgatggaatccatcaccacgagggcatgagagaagaggccagtttctgcccttttaatgctgagcgccaagcaagggagccactg TACTCCAGATACTGTTTTTGTGGAAATAAAGTAAGCGAATACAAACAGAAAGCTGACAGTGAGTGTAATTTTACCTGTGCCGGtgcaaaaagtgaaaaatgtggAGGTGCTTGGAGGGGGTCATTGTATGTTGTATAA
- the LOC123566282 gene encoding uncharacterized protein LOC123566282 isoform X2, translating into MGRFFIAAIILVVYASTTYAYRYVGCYEDNSERILGRNFSSDDCMTVEKCVQTCSYEGANFGGVQYAHQCFCGARLKRGYKKLADSACSTNCAGDSSQKCGGGWKISVYATNNYLGCFVDNPGRILEGPSTNSSQMTTKTCLKFCKKAGKRFALTQYSRYCFCGNKVSEYKQKADSECNFTCAGAKSEKCGGAWRGSLYVV; encoded by the exons ATGGGAAGATTTTTTATTGCAGCAATTATACTAGTTGTATATGCTTCAACTACGTACG CTTACCGTTATGTTGGATGTTACGAAGATAATAGCGAGAGAATATTGGGAAGAAATTTTTCTTCAGATGACTGCATGACTGTGGAAAAATGCGTGCAAACTTGCAGTTACGAGGGCGCCAACTTTGGTGGTGTTCAG tATGCGCACCAATGTTTCTGCGGTGCACGACTAAAAAGAGGTTACAAAAAACTTGCTGACAGTGCATGTTCTACTAACTGTGCTGGAGATTCCAGCCAAAAGTGTGGTGGAGGATGGAAGATATCCGTGTATGCAACAAACA ACTATCTTGGTTGTTTTGTTGATAACCCTGGCAGAATTCTTGAAGGTCCAAGCACCAATAGTAGCCAAATGACGACTAAGACCTGTCTCAAGTTCTGCAAGAAAGCTGGAAAAAGATTTGCTTTAACACAG TACTCCAGATACTGTTTTTGTGGAAATAAAGTAAGCGAATACAAACAGAAAGCTGACAGTGAGTGTAATTTTACCTGTGCCGGtgcaaaaagtgaaaaatgtggAGGTGCTTGGAGGGGGTCATTGTATGTTGTATAA